CCTCTCCAATCTTTTTGGTTAAAAGGCGGGTTTGCCATTATGTAATCAGCTTTCAGGTCTTTGTGTTGGTCGTCTGCAAAAGTGTCGGCAGCTTTTTCGCCAAGGTTTCCGCTAATGCCTCGTATGGCAAGGTTCATTTTTGCCAGTTTGTAGGTGGTGTTGGTATATTCCTGTCCGTAAATAGAAATTTCTTTTTTATTGCCGTGGTGTGCTTCTATGAACTTAATAGATTGCACAAACATACCGCCCGAACCACAAGCAGGGTCGTAGATAATGCCTTTGTATGGTTCTATCATTTCGGCAATCAGGTTTACAATGCTTTTGGGCGTGTAAAATTCTCCTTTGCCTTTCCCTTCTGCCAATGCAAATTTTGAAAGAAAGTATTCATACACTTTGCCTACCACATCTTGTTTGGGGTCTTTGGTGGTATCAATATCGTTGATGGTATCCAGCAAAGAAGCCAATTTGGTAACATCTAATCCCAAACGAGAAAAATAATTGTCGGGCAAAGCACCTTTCAGGGCTTTGTTATTTTTTTCAATGGTGTGCAAAGCGGTGTCAATAAGCAGGGCAATATCACTTTGTTTTGATTTTTTTATAATGTAGCTCCATCGGCTGGTTTCTTCTAAAAAAAACACATTGTTCATATTGTAGAACTCCGGTATTTCAATGTATTTCCCTTTGCCTTCGGCTATGAGTTTGGCTCGGTGGTCTTCAAACTTATCGCTGGCAAATTTTAAGAAAATCAGTCCTAATACCACGTGTTTGTATTCGGCTGGCTCTACGCTGCCTCTCAATTTATTGGCTGCTTCCCAAAGGGTCACTTCTATTGCTTTTTCTTTTTGTTCTTTCTTCTGTTTCGCCATATATTTATTGGTCTGTCAGTTTTGTATTGATGTCATTTTAATCTTGTTGTCTGCCATTGTCCAACCCCGCATATCCGCAAAAATAATATAATTGCCCGCACTCACGGATATTTTATAATTATTTTTCTTAACACCGCAGGGTACAAAATTTTTTTGAAAAAAAACATCACCCCCACATTCTATATATTCATTTTTCAGGGGCAACTCATTTCCTAGTGTATCAAAATATCGTTTTCTTTGTGCTGCTTTTTTATGGAAGCCATCTATATTTATTTGGAAACCGGCGGCAATGGCGCAGACGACAACATCGTGTCGCTGGCACTGTATCAGGCGGCAACGCACTGGGAGTGGGCGAGTTTGGTGCACCCCGAACAAAAACTTTCGTACCGACAGCAAAGTTATTTGGCTCTCAGTAGGGAGCAGTTGCAGCAAGCTCCGCCTTTTTATGCCATCGCCAAAGATTTTCTGAACTTCATCGAAGGCAAAACGCTCATCGCTCACGATGCACAATTTGTATATAAAGTGTTGCGGCGTGCCTTTAAGCAGTTGGGATTTGTCTTTAAGCACGATTTTATATGCACACTCAAGGCTGCCCGCAGCCGCTATCCGCATTTGCCCTCTTATCAGTTGGAAGAACTGTGTACGCATTTCAAAATTCGTATTGAGCATAAAAGCCGCTTGCTGCGCTATACGCACCAGATAGCCGCTTTGCACGAATACATAAAAATACCGCCGCCCCCTGCTGCTCCCGAATTAGCCGTACAGCCCGAAACTTTTCAGACCACACAACTTACCGCGCATTTGCCCGAAGCGGCGGGGGTGTATTATTTGCTCAATAGCCGCAAAAAAATTATTTATGTGGGTAAAAGTTTAAATATCAAAACGCGGGTACAAACGCATCTGAATAATTGCGATACGGCTAAGGCTTTGCGTATGAAAGCCGAAATTGCAGCAGTGCGCTACGAAATAACGGGCAGCGAGTTGGCGGCTTTGCTGCTGGAATCGCACGAAATAAAATGCCTCAAACCGCTCTACAACCGCGCTCAAAGGCGCACCCGTTTTCCGTATTGCGTGGAGCATTTTATAAACGGCGAAAGCTACCATTGCCTGCGCGTTGTCCACAGCAGTCGCGCTGCACAAATGGTAGTGGCTACTTTTCAGTCGGTGGCGGCGGCAAAAGCGACTTTGGAGCAGTGGACGCGCACCTATCAATTGTGCCAAAAACTAAACGGTTTGTTTGATACCAAAGGGGCGTGTTTTTATTATCAGATTAAGGAGTGCGCCGGTGCTTGTGTGGGCGAAGAGCCGACGGCGGATTATAATGTGCGGGTGGAGCAGCTATTGGAAAAGTTGCAGTTTCGCGAGCCGCATTTTTTGCTCTTTGATGTGGGTAGGCAGGTGGGCGAATATGCGGTGATATGGGTAAAAAACGGTGCGTATCAGGGTATCGGTTATTGTAGCCTGCCGCCACAACGCCGCTATATCAAGCGGATTTTGGAGCATATTGTGCATTATCCCACCAACCGCGACACGCAAGGTATTATCCGTTCTTTTGTGGAGCGCAAAAAGTATTTAAAAATGCTGGTGTTGGATATGTAAGTAATTGTGCATTACTGTTTAGTATAAAGCACCTGATTATCAATTATTTTTATTACTTTAAAATATAAAATAATTTCTAACGAAATACTTAACAGAAAAAATATACTTGCACTTTTTTTAATACAAATTAAAAAAAACAAAATTTTCAACGCAAACGCTGTTGTTGCGCACTCTGCTCAATAAGTTTATCAAGGCGCGAGCGGCGTGTGCTTTCCTGTTTGGCACTCATCACCCAATACAAAATTGTTTTTTTATAGCTTGCAGCTTGTTTTTCAAAAAACTCCCAAGCGGCGGTATGCTTCCGAAATTCGGTTTCCAAATGTGGGTCGATGACTGGAATTTCTTTTTTTTCGTAGGCGTAAATTTTTGATTTTTCTTCTTTTCTTTTTTCAAAAGCAGCCCAGCCCGCAGTTTGCATTTTATCGGCGGCGGCAAGGGTTTCTATTTTGGCAATGTTTACGGCACTCCATATACTGTGTGGGCGGCGCGGCGTAAAACGAATACAATAACGCTGTGCATCAATGGATTTTCGTACCCCATCTATCCAGCCCCAGCACAAAGCAGCATCTACCGACTCCGACCAATTGATGCCTTTTTTACCTGCGCTTATTTTATAATACCCTACCAATATTTCTTTTTGGGTGTGATGGTGCGCTTGCAGCCAAAGATAAAAATCATCAAAGGTTTCAAAAAATTGGGGAATGAGCGACATAAGCAGAAGGATTTATTGTAAATACTTTTTTGTATAATAATGTTGCCACCATTCTTGTCAGCCGTTTTATTCCAGCACAATTAGCACCTGATTTTTTTCTACGGCAGCTCCTTTTTGTACGGATATGCTTTTTACTATACCCTCTCCTACTGCTTTGATATTGTTTTCCATTTTCATCGCTTCGAGTACCAATACCGTGTCTCCTTTGGCAATGGTATCGCCTACTTGCACTTTTATCGCCAGCACCAAACCGGGCATCGGAGCTTTTATTTCATTGATAATAAGGGCGCGTTGTTTGCCCATACCCAACTGCTCCAGCAACAAATCCATTTTATCTTTAATTTCTACATCATAGTCTTTGCCTTTGATGCGTACCGTCACCGTTTTGCTATCGGTGTTTATGGCTACAATTTCGGCATTATACGAACGATGGTTTAATAAAATATGATAATGGCGGTCGCTGCTTGCCTGCATATCCCACTGCCGGAGGTCGGCGGGATTGACGGTGAGTTCGGTGTTTTGGTTGATTTTTACCTGATACATAGGTGCTGTTGAGTGAAATACTGCGATGATTGGGCGAAAGGTAATGAAAAGCGACCGTTTAAAAAAACGAAAAAGTCATTTTTTTAAGCGGTCGCTCAAAACAGTTTATCTGATGATTGTTTTTTTTATTTCACGCGCTCTACATAGCGGCGTTCGCGGGTATCTACTTTTATTTTTTCGCCTTCATTCACAAACAAAGGCACTTGAATTACCGCTCCTGTTTCGAGGGTGGCGGGTTTGGAGGCGTTGGTGGCAGTATCGCCGCGCACACCCGGCTCGGAGTAAGTGATGAGCATCACCACAAAAGGCGGCAACTCGCAGCCGAGTACGGTTTCTTTTTCGGCATGAAAAATTACTTCTACTTCTTGCCCTTCTTTCAAAAAGTCGGGGTTGCTGATAAGGTTTTCGGGGATACCGATTTGCTCAAAGGTTTCGTTGTTCATAAAGTTGTAGTTATCGCCATCGTTGTACAAAAACTGATAGGGGCGGCGTTCTACACGTGCCGATTCGAGGCGGGTGCCGGAAGGAAAAGTATTTTCCAATACTCTGCCGGTGCTGAAACTTTTGAGGCGGGTGCGCACAAAAGCTGCACCTTTTCCGGGCTTAACGTGTTGAAATTCAGTAATTTGCCACAAGTCGTTATTAAACTCTATGCACAATCCGTTTTTAAAATCTGCTGTTGAAATTTGAGCCATATTAAAAATAAAATAATTATTGATGTATGAAAAATCGCCACAAAGGTAATATTTTTTTATAAAAAATGCAGCTGCCCGCCCTATATGTCGTTTTTTTGCTACTCGTTTTTCAATACAAAAACAGCCGATTTCTTTTATCCAGAAATCGGCTGTTTAAAAAATGCTTTATTAAGTAAAGAGAGTATTATTTAAACATATCCTCTTTTTTAAATTTTTTCGCCAACAAAGCATATACAATAGCTCTGTGTTTGCTGCGGTTTCCTTTGCCCATAGCATTTACGGCTTCTTCTACGGCTGCATCTAATTCAGGGCTATCAGCCAAACCCAACTTGCCAATGAGGAATTTGTTTTTAACACGGTCTAACTCTGCTTTATCGCTGCCGGATACCATAGAAGCATCGCCCAAATAAATAGAGGGACCTAAGCTTTTGGCAACTCCTCTCAGCAAATCGTCACCGATAGAAAGTTTCAATTCGGCTACGGCATCTTTGTAAATCTGCATTTTTTCATCAAACTTGCTCATAAATGATGTTGTGTTGTTTTGGGTTATAAATTGAGTAAAATAAAGTAAATACGGCTGCTCAACGGCAACTCCTATCTACGCAAAGATAGGGAATTTTTAAATCACTACACAGTATTTGCTTTTTTATTTGATTTTGAAGTTTTTAAAAAGTCACATTTTTACTTATGTTTTTATTAATTTGTGCAATTCGCTGCTTTTGTATAGCTTTGTTTTTTTAGTGTTTTTATTAATCGCACAACATATATATTTTATTTTAAAGTTATGTTTAAAAAACTAAGTACCATTATTTTATTAATGAGTGTACAATTAAGTGCACAAGTATATATCAATGAGTATTCTTGCTCTAATTTAAAGAATTTTAATGATATATACCAAAAAACGGAAGATTGGATAGAATTATACAATGCTTCGGAAAATGAAGCAGATATTTCGGGTTATTCCTTGAGCGACCGCGCCGATAAGCCTCAAAAATGGCAATTTCCGGCGGGTAGTGTCATTGCGGGCAAAGGTTTTTTGCTGATATGGGCTTCGGGCAGAGATACGCTCACAGAAGGCGAGTATCATACCAATTTCAGATTGAGCCAAACCGGAGATGACGCATTGCTCCTGAGTGATGCGCAAGGCAATATCCTCGAACAGCATGCGCTGTTTGTTACACAAACTGAACATTCTTACGGCAGACAACAAGACGGCAGCAATGCTTGGGGCATTTTTACTGCGCCCACGTTCCAAAGCAGCAACAACGACACGCCTTTTTTTATTACCTACGCTCCAAAAGTCGTTTTCAGTGCAGCCGCCGGTCGCTATACCGATTCGGTGACGGTAGCGATGAGTACTTCCGTTGAAAATATCACCATTCGCTACACCACCGACGGCAGCCTGCCCGACAGCAATGCCGCCATTTACAGCGAGCCGCTCCTTATCAGCAGCAATACCGTACTCAAAGCAGCTGCCTTTGTTGATTTTCCTACTATACTGCCCGGATTTGTGGAATATGCCACCTATTTTATCAACGAAAGCCATCATTTGCCGATTATTTCCATTAGCGGCAGCTATATGCTGAATTTGGTAAACGGCGACAACACCTTGCATCCGGTGGGTGCTTTTGAATATTTTGATAAAGATTTTAACCTAATTACCCGCGCCTACGGCGAATTTAATTCGCACGGCAATGATTCTTGGGTTTGCGACCAAAGAGGCGTGGACTTTATCAGCCGTGACGAAATGGGCTACTCCGCCGCTTTGCAACACAAAATTTTTGCCACCAGCGACCGCGATGAATTTCAGCGCATTATCATCAGGGCTTCGGGCGATGATAACTATCCTTGCGGCAACAATGACTACAACAAAGGCAGTGCCCACATGCGCGATGGTTATATTCATAATTTGGCGGAGCGCGGCGATATGCACTTAGACCTGCGCCGCAGCGAAAGAATTATTTTGTATGTAAACGGACAATATTGGGGCGTGTATGAATTGCGTGAAATACCCGACGAGCACGACTATACCGATTATTATTACCAACAAGACAAATACGATTTGCAGTATATCCTCACATGGGGAGATACTTGGGCAGAGTACGGCGGCGATCAGGCTTTGTCGGATTTTTCTGATTTGCGCTATTTTATCCTCAACAAAGATATGAACGACAGCAGCGATTTTAATCATGTGGATTCACTGCTCAATATCAAAAGTTTGATAGATTATGTGCTGGTCAATTCTTTTACGGTATGCTCCGATTGGCTCAATTACAATACAGGCGTATGGCGCGGCTTAAATCCAAAGGGTGACCATAAAAAATGGGGCTATATTTTGTGGGATAATGATGCTACTTTCGGTTTTTATCTCAATTATACCGGCATTCCCGACACCGGAGCTTTGGCTGCCGTGTGCAATACAGAAATACTCACCGCCGATTGGCAAGACCCTGAGCAGCATATTTCCATACTGAACAAATTGCTCGAAAACCCCAGCGTGCGTACTTATTACATTAATCGCCAAAACGACCTGCTCAATACCGTTTTCAGTTGTGATAATATGCTCAATTATTTAAACACCTACACCGCCCTCATCAAACCCGAAATGGAACGCCACGCACAGCGTTGGTACGGCACTTATGAGGGCTGGACTGCCAATGTTGCCAAACTCCAACATTTTATTGAAAATCGCTGCGAAGCATTGCACCAAAGCCTCAACGACTGCTATGATTTGACAGGACCTTTTGCGGTTACTTTTGATCAAAACCCGCGCGATGTGGGAGAAATTCAGGTAAACAGCCTTAAAAGCGAATTTACCGATTTTTTGCCCACAGATACGAGCCGAACGGTGCGCGTAAATTTTTTGCAAGATGATATGATTACGGCTCAATATACCAACATTGCCGGCGTGCCACAAGAAGAGTGGCTCACTGCCGAAGAAGGCGGGGTCGCTATTTATCCCACGCTCACCAACGATAAAGTACAAGTAGATTATTTTTTGGCAACACAGACAGCAGCAGTGACCATACAACTATTGTCGGCAGACGGAAAAGAAGTGGCGGTTTTTCGTGTGCCTTCGCAACAAGGAGCTAACCGTACCACAATTGATTTTCCGAAAAATTTACCGCAGGGTATGTATTTATTGCGCTACACCCATCAACAGAGTAGCAAAACGGCAAATATTTTTTATTTTAAATAAGAAAAATATTCTTTACTCCGCCACACTCGCTGTTTTTTCCCAATTGATGCGTTTGGCTAACCACGAATGGCGAAGCGGCTGTAAAAAATGCGCTTCCGCTTCGGCTTTGGTGTGTACGGTAATGTTGTAAATGAGTGTATCGGGGGTGAGTGTACCGTCTTGCAACAAATGTTGGGCATCGTTGAAATGAAAATCGGCGATGCTGCCGTCGGCTTGGCGATAGGCTACCTGCGTGCGCTGAAATACAGCAATATCAAAGGTTTGCTCTATATCCTGCAAAAAGCGTGTCATACCGTCAATGGAGCAGCCTCCGGCTTTATTGTTTTGCTCATCGGCGGCAATGACGATAAAACGCTCTTGCAACACTGTGGCGGCGGCATTCAGAGGTTTTCCGTGCGATTGCCAGGCGGCAGCAAAATTTTGCACCAGATTTTGAATAGGGGCTATTTCGTGCGCCGATAAATTGCGGTGGATTTGAAAAATCCATACACGCGCCTCTGAAGATAATTGTGGAAAACCAAAAGAAGAAGTATTCATAAGTTGATGCTATTGTTCAATAAAGATGTAAAATTAAAAAGAGGGCACTATGTAAAAACATAAACAATTATAATGTTGGGTGTTTTTATCCTTTTTTCTAAACAAAAGTATTTTAAAAACTATAAACGCCTAAATACTGCCTTTATTTTAAGACTTTTTACGCATTTTTTATAAAACTGATATAGTTAAAAATCTTAATTATTTAAACACTAAATATTTGTATTAGTTTTGTATTGGTTTTAAAATTCATTTTTTGTTGTTTAGGTTTATTTTTTTGACCATCGTAATAGCAGGGAAAGTGAAGTCCTTCGGGAGGAGGTTTCACTAAAGGGCTTAAAACGCCGTTTGCGTGTTCATACCCTATTTTATAAAGTTGTTCATCAAAATGTGCGTTCCGTCTTGATAGGGTTCTGCGGTTTGTTAGCCCGTTGCGCGGGTTGGGTGGGCGGCAAAGATGCCTTCTTGTTGAATAAAAAGAATAACGCCATTGTGTGAAACAATGTTTGTAGGCTGATGCTGTATATTATTTTTTTGCTTTAAAATTTTTAAAAAATCATATTAAATATATATTTTTTTATAATATTAAAAACAGGTAAAATATACATACATCTTCTTCATAAGAACATTAAAATATATGTTTATTCATACAATAAATATGCAGCTATTCATTTGTTTTAGTATAAATATTCACTGTCATATTTTACAAATACTACATAAAAACATAAATTTACAACCTTAGTTGTTTAAACATTAAATATTTATATTAAATTTGTAGGTTTTTTAGTATTTTTAAACAAAAATGTATTGATATGCAA
The Sphingobacteriales bacterium DNA segment above includes these coding regions:
- a CDS encoding GIY-YIG nuclease family protein encodes the protein MEAIYIYLETGGNGADDNIVSLALYQAATHWEWASLVHPEQKLSYRQQSYLALSREQLQQAPPFYAIAKDFLNFIEGKTLIAHDAQFVYKVLRRAFKQLGFVFKHDFICTLKAARSRYPHLPSYQLEELCTHFKIRIEHKSRLLRYTHQIAALHEYIKIPPPPAAPELAVQPETFQTTQLTAHLPEAAGVYYLLNSRKKIIYVGKSLNIKTRVQTHLNNCDTAKALRMKAEIAAVRYEITGSELAALLLESHEIKCLKPLYNRAQRRTRFPYCVEHFINGESYHCLRVVHSSRAAQMVVATFQSVAAAKATLEQWTRTYQLCQKLNGLFDTKGACFYYQIKECAGACVGEEPTADYNVRVEQLLEKLQFREPHFLLFDVGRQVGEYAVIWVKNGAYQGIGYCSLPPQRRYIKRILEHIVHYPTNRDTQGIIRSFVERKKYLKMLVLDM
- a CDS encoding YdeI/OmpD-associated family protein, with protein sequence MSLIPQFFETFDDFYLWLQAHHHTQKEILVGYYKISAGKKGINWSESVDAALCWGWIDGVRKSIDAQRYCIRFTPRRPHSIWSAVNIAKIETLAAADKMQTAGWAAFEKRKEEKSKIYAYEKKEIPVIDPHLETEFRKHTAAWEFFEKQAASYKKTILYWVMSAKQESTRRSRLDKLIEQSAQQQRLR
- a CDS encoding acetyl-CoA carboxylase biotin carboxyl carrier protein subunit; translated protein: MYQVKINQNTELTVNPADLRQWDMQASSDRHYHILLNHRSYNAEIVAINTDSKTVTVRIKGKDYDVEIKDKMDLLLEQLGMGKQRALIINEIKAPMPGLVLAIKVQVGDTIAKGDTVLVLEAMKMENNIKAVGEGIVKSISVQKGAAVEKNQVLIVLE
- the efp gene encoding elongation factor P; the protein is MAQISTADFKNGLCIEFNNDLWQITEFQHVKPGKGAAFVRTRLKSFSTGRVLENTFPSGTRLESARVERRPYQFLYNDGDNYNFMNNETFEQIGIPENLISNPDFLKEGQEVEVIFHAEKETVLGCELPPFVVMLITYSEPGVRGDTATNASKPATLETGAVIQVPLFVNEGEKIKVDTRERRYVERVK
- a CDS encoding DUF2853 family protein: MSKFDEKMQIYKDAVAELKLSIGDDLLRGVAKSLGPSIYLGDASMVSGSDKAELDRVKNKFLIGKLGLADSPELDAAVEEAVNAMGKGNRSKHRAIVYALLAKKFKKEDMFK
- a CDS encoding CotH kinase family protein, with the protein product MFKKLSTIILLMSVQLSAQVYINEYSCSNLKNFNDIYQKTEDWIELYNASENEADISGYSLSDRADKPQKWQFPAGSVIAGKGFLLIWASGRDTLTEGEYHTNFRLSQTGDDALLLSDAQGNILEQHALFVTQTEHSYGRQQDGSNAWGIFTAPTFQSSNNDTPFFITYAPKVVFSAAAGRYTDSVTVAMSTSVENITIRYTTDGSLPDSNAAIYSEPLLISSNTVLKAAAFVDFPTILPGFVEYATYFINESHHLPIISISGSYMLNLVNGDNTLHPVGAFEYFDKDFNLITRAYGEFNSHGNDSWVCDQRGVDFISRDEMGYSAALQHKIFATSDRDEFQRIIIRASGDDNYPCGNNDYNKGSAHMRDGYIHNLAERGDMHLDLRRSERIILYVNGQYWGVYELREIPDEHDYTDYYYQQDKYDLQYILTWGDTWAEYGGDQALSDFSDLRYFILNKDMNDSSDFNHVDSLLNIKSLIDYVLVNSFTVCSDWLNYNTGVWRGLNPKGDHKKWGYILWDNDATFGFYLNYTGIPDTGALAAVCNTEILTADWQDPEQHISILNKLLENPSVRTYYINRQNDLLNTVFSCDNMLNYLNTYTALIKPEMERHAQRWYGTYEGWTANVAKLQHFIENRCEALHQSLNDCYDLTGPFAVTFDQNPRDVGEIQVNSLKSEFTDFLPTDTSRTVRVNFLQDDMITAQYTNIAGVPQEEWLTAEEGGVAIYPTLTNDKVQVDYFLATQTAAVTIQLLSADGKEVAVFRVPSQQGANRTTIDFPKNLPQGMYLLRYTHQQSSKTANIFYFK